The following nucleotide sequence is from Parvularculales bacterium.
GACGGTTATTGACGCTACCGGTCTCGTGGTCGGCCGTCTGGCGGCCATTGTTGCGCCACGGTTGCGGGGCAAGCATAAGCCCGGCTATACGCCGCACATGGATTGCGGAGACCATATTATTATTGTCAATGCGGATAAGGTAGTCTTTACCGGACGCAAACTGATAGACAAACAATATTATAAACACACGGGTTACCCGGGGGGTATTCGGTCAACAACACCGGAGCGTATTTTAGGTGGCAAACACCCTACACGTGTCATTGAAAAAGCTATTGAGCGGATGATGCCCGACGG
It contains:
- the rplM gene encoding 50S ribosomal protein L13 — protein: MKTWSAKPADIRKDWTVIDATGLVVGRLAAIVAPRLRGKHKPGYTPHMDCGDHIIIVNADKVVFTGRKLIDKQYYKHTGYPGGIRSTTPERILGGKHPTRVIEKAIERMMPDGPLASQQMRNLRIYAGAEHPHQAQSPVPFDVATLNSKNARAV